The window CCAAACTCTCTCTCCTTACCAATCCGAGAAGGCATGCTGAtgaatgatgatgatcaaaggtTGATTGGATTCTATGtagattgttttctttttatttgatgTGTCCTTTATTATGAGGGTGTATTGATTGTGTCTTAATTGTAGTTAATAATGGATCCTTTTTGGgggtaaaatattaataatatatctttATTTACAGTTATTTTCTTCTAgcttttcaatattttttcactGATTTCATTCGTCTAGCTAGTTCAATAATTTAATTCAGTTagaccaaaaataataatttgattcAGATCATAAGGATGATTTGTAGAGTTCTTGTTCCTTAGTCCCAGTCCTCCTAAAATCGTCATTATGTACACCCAAAAAAATCCTCATATAACTGTATAAAGATGAACAGAAGGTTCTTAAAGTTGGCAAACTTTAagagaaataatttttttcgatAGAACCAAACTTAATCATCACCAAAAttcgttcattttatttttataaggaTGATATAAAAACTGGAATAACAAGATAAGGACTCTGGCTCCGATTGGTGACATGTTATATTAGAGTTGAGTTACAATAAAAGTTACGATCTGATGTAACTCGGAGTAGAAACTATGTGGTAGATACTGTAGATTTATGTAGTGAGTTCGCtgtaaaaatatgaattattatattattaaaattattgactggtaacatttttgatgtGTAAATTGCAgtatgtataattttttaaaataatgaatacaataatattaatatttattataaatataatttacaaaaagtatattatattaaataatgaaattaaaattaaggaaatatactttttgaatattataaaaatacctatatatttatgtataatattttatgtttgtaaAAGTTCGAGCTATTAAACAGAATTAGCAGCTAAAATTATGTGAAcatatttgtttaaataattgAAATTGAAATAATTGTTTATAAACATCTTTGACTAATGAGTAAATAggtatttaagtttttttgaaaacatattatGAATTCCAAAAGCTAAACGTGAGATAGTGGatgtattgaaaaatataaaattgttaaaaaaaaaatatataacgtAGGATAACtaacacaatataaaaaaaatagtaactcaACTTCTAATACATTGAATTTTGTTTGATGTTGAGTAAAGAGTTGAGTTATCAATTTTTCCAAAGAAGTAACTCAAAATTATAACTCAATGATAATACATTATAACTCAAACAATaactcaaaaaaataaaataactttatgattggtaacatttttgagtTATGCTCCTAACTCAAATTTAATCAAGTCTAACTCATGTCACCAATCAAACCCTCTGTTTTCATTTACGTGGAACCAAATTAATCATCAGAAGACGTACTCAAACGATAGCCCACAGATTGATAAAGCTTCAACTTGTAGAATCATTTCTATTTATATTGCTAATATATTGGCTcgtttttttcaacaaaaaaaaaagatctgacTCTCCAAAAGACCCATATTCAGGATGTACCTTGTTATGAATATTGTTGATCATGGAAAAAGTCCAATAAAACATTTGTACTGTTTCCTAAATTCTaaaaagttaatatatatatagatcctATGATCTTCAAAttgtaaagtattttttttaattaaatttgctTGGGATTTTTTTTATGGTTTCTTAAATTTTAGGATCGGTTCAGGCATGGCTGGATCTAAAGACAGTCTAGTGAAACACTAGTCTTGgccctcaatttttttttcgaaagaTATACACATAAAAATAGATTcccaaattatatataaaaattattaatatttttactaaATGTTTATTACCCCACAAAATCTCATATCCAACCATGTGTTTAGATTATAAATCTTACATTGACTATAAGTTAGAACATAATCCAATATACAAGTAATTTAGAGCAAGTCATTCGTTCTTATTTAGACAGGGCATGAATTGTGACATAGCCAAGGAACTAAACTAATCAAACCAAATCagtatttgttatatttttgtgtAGATGCTCGATCATATACTGAGATTCATTTAAggataaaacaccaaaaatgCAAAGATTTGAAACCAGctgtagaatcaaaatctttatATGATAGATATTATTTGCATGGAGGGGAGGTCCCTGTTCAGTTCTTCCCCACACATAAGGCTGCAGGGtttttatttacaaaaggtACATTTTGTGAGTACTTTGATTCCTCTTCTTATCTTTTGCTTGGCTTAGAACCTTTTCTTGGTTCACGCACTCTTACTTTTACTGCCAATTATTAACCAAAATATtccctttttgttttattaaatggtTGTAAGTATAGTGATCTCGTAGTGGTGCCTATATAACTCACGATTTGTTAGTGTCTCAGTCTACAAGATTCGATCACTATATGATAAACAAATGTCACTCACAAATCGCAAtacatagcaaaaaaaaaaatttaacaccaACAACGCAGCTTATAACTAAGTTTGACGCATGAACGTTTTGATGATTAGTGCACATGTATAACTTGGTCCATAATTTTCGATGAGACAAAATAAAAAGTGTATATATTAGGCTCAACAAATTGCCGACAAGATAGAAAATAAAAGTGAGAATCATGAAAAGATCATTTGGGTACTATGTGGATCATTGCAAGACTCCTTAATAGTCACTGCTTGTCGGTCTCTATTGACTGACTAATTTGAGATAATGCGTACCATCTATTTGCACCTAACATGCATCACCAATTCACCACTCTTTTAACTTTAATTGTTCAACCCCAGGATTAGTTCTCACCCCAAAAAATAGGAccagagaattttttttttttaaaaggaataTTTCTTTTGTTAAGAAGAAAACAAACTCACATGTGGGAAACATTCCTAGAGCTCGACCGTAAAActtaattttacatatatagTGTATATGCAAGAGATTATATCATGTTTTTACCCACTATTTTAaccactattatatatatatatatatataacatgtatGAAAATctggttgttcaaaaaaaaaaataacatgtatgaaaattaaactttatacGGAAAATGCAGTAAAAATGACATTTACAAAACTAAGTccttgttgttaaaaaaaaaaaaaactaagtccAAAAACAACATTTATATGAAAGTCAGttctcaaaaaagaaaagaaaacacttACATGACAGATTGGATTCATGATCTGATCATTACATGTTTTAGTGGGTATTTAATATTAGAGCATAAGGGATTACATATGACAGTAAGCCCAACCTAGGCCCAGTAGTTTTTGTTCTTACCCAAGAAAAACTAATTGAACCAAATGAATAAGCCATGAACTGGGTTAAGTTACAAGACCGGTTTGATGGAGAACTGAACCAGAGAGTCAGTGAATCCCTGGCCCTGGGTGAGAAGTTCATCGAGAGCAGAGCAGCGGCGATTGAATCCGGAAACAAAACTGATTTTGCAAATACTTCTTCTTTGTTTATAATAGCTATTTAATGAGGATCCTTGTGATCCACGCAACTAATGCTTATACATTAGACTAGGGTTTTTGAAAATACCTGAAGCATGGCACAAGTAAAAGAGTAAATGAAATGGTTGTTCTTGACTTTACTATGCTACTTGTTATGTCCTGCATCCCCTGAAATGAAACAGAGTAAGCCCCTTCTCAAGCTAATGTACAATCTCAGCTCCTGCACATGAGCTCTTACAATAAGGTGGGGTTACTTTGGGACAGATGGCATGCAGTTGCTTCATGGATATGGGATGATCAAGACGAAAACGTGTGGGATATGTCGGGTGGCTTTTGATGGTTGTTGCCCCTGATTGCAAGGGATGATTGTCCTCTAAGTAAACTTCTCTGCTTTTCATGTTATATTACTTAGGACGCACACATTTTCTCATGCTGGCTGAAACATTGTTTACTTGCTTATTGtatgataaataaacaaaagtgttCGTCTTAAGACCGTTTTGTTATGGTGTTAGGGCAGTTTGGGGAGCTTGCAACCACGCTTTTCATCTGCACTGTATATTGAAATGGGTGAATTCGCAGACGAGCCAAGCTCATTGCCCCATGTGTCGAAGAGAATGGCAGTTCAAAGAGGGTTTGTCTTAAGTGCTTTGAGATTATCTCTTGGGAGAGTTGTGTTTGGACCATTGAAGTAAGAGTTTTGATCAATGCTCAAGTGAAGCTCAGAGTGTTTCTGAAGCTTGGCTTGATTTGATTGCTTGGACAAATTAATGAGAAATCAAGAAACTGTATACATAACATCGTGATGTTGTTGTTTTATGCTTAGGTATAACAACCGGTAGGTGAGTGCGTTTGCTGTTCCTCGTGGGTATCGCAAACGGTGCCAAGTAATGGGGGCCATTTATTGGTGATGAAATGATGCGTGTAACGAGGGGCTATATAACGTAAGGTTTAGACTTATTACTACCACCAAGGCAACACAAATTCCGATTTCAAAGTATAGCATTAAAAATCCAATTAACAAACCATATCTTCTTTATATCAACAGAAAATTATATAACAATGCAAACACAACATAAGAAGCGATGAATCGGTCACACATAACGAGTAGAGGACAACACGACGAAACAGCTGTTCCTACATAATAACAACAAATGCAAAGTTAAAAAGTTATCTGAAAATTCTTGTACAACGAGTCTAATAtgcaaatgttaaaaaaaaaaaaactcagaaaCTCTCTATATCAGCAGtcttagaccatgattaatccGGATTCTTATGGTGAAGTTCTTAGTTTTCTTAGTTTCGGCTAAGAACCGTTTTCTATCTTTTAACTaagaatttcatattttttaattaaaaaaaactaataaccgttttttaaataagaaatataagaaCCGGTTTTTAgccgaaaaatgtaaaaaacaaatgtcaaatcataaattaaaaactcCAAATTGAGGCTAGTTTAATCATGCTCTTACTGATCTGGTCTGTTTCAGAAAATACCATTAATAATATCTTAATTAAAACTAActtgaaatataattattatcatAACATAAGTTCTTAGTTTTGATGATTCTGTGTGTAAAACATCTGAATTCACATGGTGTATAGCGTATGTTCACCACctcgttcttttttttttcgatgacaaaaaaaaacaattcttttttttctttgtcacaAGTAGGGTTGACCACCacctaaacttttttttttttaaacatcacCACCACCTAAACATATACTTGATTTTCCCAATGAAAATTAGTACTAATAAAAGTTTATACCAAAAGAAGAATCTTCTAAAATCTCGTTCCATGGGCATGATCATGACATGTGTGTATATGCTAACATATAGAGAAACGAGAGTAAAAGAGAAAAAGCTTACAAGGAGATGAAGATACAAGAAAAGAGGATAGATGGTAAATCATTTGGTGAGGACAAAAAGAGCGTAGATGATCCCAGGAAGATATCCAAGCAGCGTCAAAACCAAACATATCCAAAACTCTACCTGccacaaaatatatttaaaaattcatatttattGTGAATATGTGAATCAAGAACTACATATTATATGAGTCGAGTAATTAAAAAATCTATGCAGAATTAATTACCCCGCAACCATATCTGAGAAAGACTCCAAGAGGAGGCAAGAGGATAGCGAGAAGAATATCTATGAAAGTAGCTGTTCCCATCTTCTTTTTAGCTCTTTTTGATGCTTGTGTGAAATTATTAAAGCTTCAAAGTGTGTTTGTGTCTTTCTTCTTTACTCTCTCCTTCATGTACCTCTCACATTATATAGACCTAACTCTTGAGATACTTAAAAGCCACGTGGTGcttaccttttttttcttttttcattttcctATATAGTTTCCTGAAATTTAGCATCAGCATTAGGAACATCCATATAGTTTCACTTAGCGCGTCACATACCCGTGATGTCGGCGGTGATACATGTATTTCAACATTATGAATTTTTAGTCAGTCGttatgatccaacttccaaagGGTCAACGTCACATATGTATATCAACGTCACATTATCTCGTGATATAATTATTGTGACCGACATTAAAAGGTATTACTGTAAATAACCGTTAGTTACATTCACTCATGTTGCATTTATTTTGTAGATAAAACATGACAATATTTATCCCTTCAACAAAACGACATGCCGTTTCAGACAAAAGTAGGTATGATAAGCATCCACTATCGTTGACGTGAAATCGACTACACATTGTAGCGAccaaaaatgaatatatttttaaccttttttttttttttttttttgtaacaaaatatatttttaaccaaAATTGAATATTTAAACAACAGAAGAGGTAAGTTCCAACAACAATAAAATGTATGTTTTATCCATGTAAATAATGCTTTAGACTTGGGCAGACGAAAATGAAACAATGTTTTGGCCTCGTTAAAAAAGCTCAGAATTGGACAAGTTATTTAtactacttttttttaaaaaagtttggtTTCAGTCTAGATATCCCCAAATCAAAGAAAATGCTTTAGCAACATGCTACATACGTCAATTACTATAAATTTGCTGGTTGTCGATATCACTTGCATTGTTTTTTGTCTTCCTCATTTTTCACCGTTAATATGGTTTATTATTCTCTTGTTGTAGTGCATGACACTAATGTAGACACTAGACACTTAAAATTTGGTAGGAGGCATCCAGTTGGAatccttattttttttaacagtaaaatttcattaaaaagaagATTAAAGGGTGGAGAGTGCCTTGATCGTATGGTCGATTCAATTCGATAATTAATCGTAATCGTATATTTAAAAACTGGGCTATGAACAAGTGGTGGGGATGATGATTGTGTTGTGTATCTCATGGACCACGTGAATTTTATCATATGGTGTAAAATTGTTTGTGGCGAATTGAGAGACGTGACCATGGAATTATATAAAGTAGGATTTAAATTTCTATTGTAGTGGTCCAAATCAAACCTACGCCACTTCCAGCATTTTACCAATAGTTATAACACGAAATAAAAATGGCCTCAAATGaaccaagatttttttttcagatcaacataaattatataataataaaaagggACAACAACGATGATTAATTGCtgataacataaaataaatgatgaatCACTCCCAATGAGCTAACACGATAAAGCAGCATGTTCCCCCTACACAACAGCAAAATGTAAAATTAAGCTTGGTCAGTAGATTCCTTAAActatagataaaataaaataagattcaACTTAACCAAAACTCGTTCTATAGTCATCACATGCACGTATGTAgctttatacaattataaaaatatataccgtGGGAGAGAGATATATAGTGAAGAAAGCTTACGAGGAGACCAAACGGAAAGAACAGAAGAGCTAAGAACAATCATTCCCTGGTGATGGCATAAACAGCGTAGATGATCCCGGGAATATAACCAAGCAGCGTCAATATCAAACATATCCAAAACTCAACCTGTAAaagaacaaaataatttaacttgtcacaattttattatacgAGTAATTATAAGATGAAAAAGAAATCACAGAAGTAGTCAGAGTGAAGAGAAAGTTTACGCTGCAGCCAAACTTGAGAAAGACGCCGAGAGGAGGCAAGAGGATAGCAATAAGGATCTCTACGACAGTGGCTGCGCCCATTTTGAAGATCTTGAAATTTCTTACAAGATAAGCCACTAAGTTGTAAGATAACTTCTCTTGATGATTTTGGACTCTTTGACACCTTCTCGCTATATATATACCATACTTTATGAGCGTatttgtacttctcttttatcTAGACTATATGTACAATAGAAATAGAAAAGATCCAACAGTCAAATCATTATAGGGAATGtgttgaaaaatgaaatttgATGATATGAATGATTTGATGTTGAGTAGATTCATCATCTTGAATAAGAACAAATTGATGACTATCAAAGATATATGTcacttttaaaagattttttatattttcatatctttctaattatttaaaatcaagattcttattataaactaatttagacataaaataataataattaattaataaataataagtttaattttattatataaaattattttactgTCTAAAAATTGAATATGTGTTGAATAATAAggtggaaaaaaaaactgatataaaatgttaaaaataaatagaaaggTGTTGAATCTTGAAACTATTATAAATAGTTAAGGGTATAActaattttttcattttggtaAACGTTGTCTATCCTTGCTCTTTGTGGTAAAGAGGTACTATCCAACAATAATATTCCACAAAATTAGTCAAACATAACTctcaaattaataatttaaatatttcatgaattatatagtttttattaatcAATTTTTCTTGCAATTTTTAGTTTTACTATATGTTTTGAGTCATCAATCCAATTGATCAAAACATTACTAATGAGATTAAACAGTATATctgttaatattaaaattactagagattttttccgcgcttcgcgcggattgtgtcttataaatttattttatttatgatattatttgttggtttttttcttttacattaacttcttgtttttccaatgttagtttttcttaatttaaatttatatgtttataattttttatttttcttgttgtagatggagaattatatttttattgatggtaTTTTGTaagtgacataaactttttgaaattttaaaacaatgttacatatagtacgattaatacattaaagaagagaaagatattcagacacattttacacaggttttatatgcataattttaaacattatatatgtatatattataagtttgaaacatgtaaatgctttctaaaccTAAATACTtattctgagtttacataacttatcgaaaattttatcttttttttttaatttaaatcccagaaaaaaatatcaaaaagtcagtatagatggttTTTTtaggcttttaaatcaacactgaaaaattacatgaatcagataacaacactTTTATAAACaattggataaaatttgaccgagtcaaagattttcacacaatatgttctttcttcttcaaattgcgaagagcctataggcacaagaaaaaaaatcataatttttgttttcacttatataacattttttctcctttacacatggagtttattacactgctataagcaatggaaaactctattcatataagattcacatctatgcattttgacaaagaagaattttagccatctttagtttcggaatggaccaacttcagtcatatacactatattttctctatgattcaaatattacaattttaatatatgtgcaaatttccatgtgaaaaagcatGCACgtcatctatcattcaaccttttactttttccaaagtaaacacaataatcctcgtttggttagctccacaaactaatctctttggatcagtttactaaaaaatatggatactaatgtcagaaaagaatataagcactatcaacaataaatattggcacaagactgtttggttcaaggaacatattcaacataatgcgtttatatcatggttggctttgcggagaagactgccaaccaaggatcgcttgaggcgttgggggttaaatgtctcaggaacgtgcgtcatttgtaatctggaaatagagactcaccattATCTCTTATTTGAatgctctttctctcgcttgatataggagccttttgctgctgaagtttggatttttcctccggctgatctacactctgttgcagcctggatcaatcaacctcgcgtcaacgcagatgcacatgctactccactcatcaagctctactttcagtccgccatctacctgctgtggaaagagcgt of the Brassica rapa cultivar Chiifu-401-42 chromosome A03, CAAS_Brap_v3.01, whole genome shotgun sequence genome contains:
- the LOC103859118 gene encoding hydrophobic protein RCI2A: MGTATFIDILLAILLPPLGVFLRYGCGVEFWICLVLTLLGYLPGIIYALFVLTK
- the LOC103859119 gene encoding hydrophobic protein RCI2A, which gives rise to MGAATVVEILIAILLPPLGVFLKFGCSVEFWICLILTLLGYIPGIIYAVYAITRE